A genomic window from Purpureocillium takamizusanense chromosome 2, complete sequence includes:
- the RPO41 gene encoding DNA-directed RNA polymerase (EggNog:ENOG503NU1C~COG:K~COG:L), with product MLSRQARCGLLAHRATAIKTAVSSPRYAGLRLQTPSLERQYVVTRQCRPWPRRGSDAGYRHLLHERSLATAVDDFKFESLPYNHLTSSTLSSFQPPPLPTYPLRPFDPSLPLTVPEPGPPRPATKINMYGIPGDTEDLLAVFDACIRVGKLDRAALVLKRFNAIGMPSGEERILLNNQYLRASLQQMRSNPDRKQAEQLHQWYELQIRSKRLPHTAETIACMLKASLLSERGSRLDRLVKRYMGMAPGDAGLRVLSMADILLDQDLAVITEICPDYNFAMEAEEFDDAFDFEDEVELAHGDSVAVEEGATMQTVPDLVPTPQRGEGLATLKKGLRLLSELEEVDISKLSLADRQELQLEIERDSISSAIEKWRADNKNLQSMNINTALGPSSAPGSLSQVMATWLDSMEARLKQELVLLEVSEKKAAKSEQDLDRCLYGPLLQQADPARLAAVTILSVLNLGAMQGADKGLVVSKLISNLSKLVQEDIELQRKDVAKKSRRRRNVRFNGQPSDNAQDLEQTDSKATTLITDSTEAEQSLNEAAQKPWSMFVSAQVGSFLLKTLIETAKIKATAEDPATKTIVGQELPAFHHFVQPRKGKKVGVLFLNSRLVDQLKREPVGDFIAKHLPMVVEPKPWKRFNEGGFLDSKTSLVRVTPGDVEQRLYTNAAIKCGDMDKVLKGLDILGKTPWKINKNVLNVMMEAWNSGEEIANMPPLNPKLEHPPEPDSDGDPLVRRNWARAVKAIENERSGLHSQRCFMNLQLEIARTFRNQTIYFPHNVDYRGRAYPMPTYLNHMGADHTRAILKFAKGKELGERGLRWLKIHLANLYGLDKSSFDEREAFANDNVANIVNSATNPLAGSRWWLKAEDPWQCLAACFELKAALDLPDPTKFVSELPVHQDGTCNGLQHYAALGGDTWGAKQVNLEPGDRPADVYSAVADLVKQAIDKDAAAKNRFGEILQGKITRKVVKQTVMTNVYGVTFAGAKKQVCKQIDALYPNLGKECGIPNILLSTYIARHIFNALATMFRGAHDIQYWLGEIGGRVCRALTPSQLQQIADSYADGKVDNPTRAKRGRKSSTAAKSGFEELAQQFRSTVVWTTPLRMPVAQPYRKSNTREIRTCLQAMVCPVNEQTDPVNRKKQLQGFPPNFIHSLDASHMLLSALQCHELGLSFAAVHDSFWTHAADIDTMNGVIRDAFIKIHEEDVVGRLATEFEARHKGSLYLAHIDPLTPVAKKIKELRKNSKLSPKEELLLEHKRNSLRLSGNPWDLEIAKKIITPASVYEEMSAAEVDVSIREDSKDIGLGDIPEDEDGVSTVKEIREEMMEDDDGEVDAEDSSAIDAVEMSKRIMEDMKSTHFEMQMTSQKRSKVKARRTPLPVWLPLTIPAIPKKGDFDVTRLRESKYFFS from the exons ATGCTTTCGCGACAAGCCCGCTGCGGCCTTCTGGCGCATCGGGCTACCGCCATCAAGACCGCagtctcgtcgccgagatATGCTGGCCTTCGATTACAGACTCCTTCGCTGGAGCGACAATATGTTGTCACGCGACAGTGTCGTCCATGGCCCCGACGGGGATCCGACGCTGGCTACAGGCATCTCCTTCACGAGAGAAGTTTGGCCACGGCAGTCGATGACTTCAAATTCGAATCGTTACCATATAATCATCTTACCAGCTCTACGCTATCTTCATTTCAACCTCCGCCACTACCGACATATCCCCTACGACCATTCGATCCATCATTACCACTCACGGTTCCCGAGCcagggccgcctcgaccagcgACGAAGATCAACATGTACGGGATTCCCGGCGACACCGAGGATTTGCTGGCAGTGTTCGACGCGTGTATCCGAGTTGGAAAGCTAGATCGAGCTGCTCTAGTGCTCAAGCGATTCAACGCGATCGGTATGCCTTCGGGTGAGGAGAGAATTCTTCTCAACAACCAGTATCTGCGAGCATCGCTGCAGCAAATGCGCTCAAACCCCGACAGAAAGCAGGCCGAACAGCTTCACCAATGGTACGAATTGCAAATCCGAAGCAAGAGATTGCCGCACACGGCCGAGACGATCGCATGCATGCTCAAGGCGTCACTGCTTTCTGAGCGTGGCTCCAGGCTGGATCGGCTGGTAAAGCGCTACATGGGCATGGCGCCAGGCGACGCAGGCCTGCGGGTTCTGAGCATGGCCGACATTCTTCTCGACCAAGACTTGGCTGTCATCACAGAGATCTGCCCGGATTACAACTTCGCCATGGAGGCTGAAGAGTTCGATGACGCGTTTGACTTCGAAGATGAGGTTGAACTCGCCCACGGTGACTCGGTTGCTGTGGAGGAGGGAGCGACAATGCAAACGGTGCCAGACTTAGTACCAACTCCCCAGCGTGGTGAAGGACTGGCGACTCTGAAGAAAGGACTGAGGCTCCTCTCGGAACTGGAAGAGGTCGACATTTCGAAGCTATCGTTGGCCGACCGCCAAGAGCTTCAGCTAGAGATTGAGCGCGACTCTATCAGCTCTGCCATCGAAAAATGGCGAGCGGACAACAAGAACTTGCAGAGCATGAACATCAACACCGCACTGGGGCCATCCTCTGCGCCGGGCTCGCTCTCGCAAGTGATGGCGACCTGGCTGGATTCTATGGAGGCACGCCTCAAGCAAgagctggtgctgctcgagGTGTCGGAGAAAAAGGCTGCCAAATCCGAACAAGATCTCGACCGATGCCTCTACGGTCCGTTGCTGCAGCAGGCGGACCCTGCCAGacttgccgccgtcaccattCTTTCTGTTCTCAACCTTGGAGCGATGCAGGGTGCCGATAAAGGCCTCGTCGTGAGCAAGCTCATTTCGAACCTATCAAAGCTAGTGCAAGAGGATATCGAACTGCAACGAAAGGACGTGGCGAAGAAGTCTAGGCGACGGAGAAACGTTCGGTTCAACGGTCAGCCTTCAGACAACGCACAGGATCTCGAGCAGACCGATAGCAAGGCGACGACCTTGATCACCGACTCAACCGAGGCGGAGCAATCTCTCAATGAGGCGGCCCAAAAACCTTGGTCCATGTTTGTCAGTGCACAAGTTGGCTCATTCCTCCTCAAGACCTTGATCGAGAcggccaagatcaaggccacTGCCGAGGACCCAGCAACCAAGACAATCGTCGGCCAAGAACTGCCGGCCTTTCACCATTTCGTGCAGCCTCGCAAGGGAAAGAAGGTCGGCGTCTTGTTCCTGAACTCCCGACTGGTGGACCAGCTGAAGCGAGAGCCAGTAGGAGACTTCATCGCCAAACACCTGCCAATGGTTGTGGAACCAAAACCGTGGAAACGATTCAACGAAGGCGGATTCCTCGACAGCAAAACAAGCCTCGTCAGAGTAACACCTGGCGATGTTGAGCAGCGGCTGTACACCAACGCTGCCATCAAGTGCGGTGATATGGACAAGGTGTTGAAGGGCCTTGACATTCTCGGCAAAACCCCATGGAAAATCAACAAGAACGTTCTCAACGTCATGATGGAGGCTTGGAACTCTGGTGAAGAAATCGCCAACATGCCGCCACTGAATCCGAAACTCGAGCACCCACCCGAACCCGACTCTGACGGCGATCCCCTTGTTCGGCGAAATTGGGCccgcgccgtcaaggctATCGAGAACGAGAGGTCTGGGCTCCACTCTCAGCGTTGCTTCATGAATCTTCAGCTCGAGATTGCCCGCACATTCAGGAACCAAACCATCTACTTTCCTCACAACGTCGACTACCGTGGACGCGCTTACCCCATGCCGACGTACCTCAATCACATGGGCGCAGATCACACGCGTGCAATTCTCAAGTTCGCCAAGGGCAAAGAGCTAGGCGAAAGGGGCCTTCGCTGGCTCAAGATCCACCTCGCCAACCTGTACGGCCTCGACAAGTCCAGTTTCGACGAGCGAGAGGCGTTTGCCAACGACAACGTTGCTAATATTGTCAACTCGGCCACAAACCCGCTTGCTGGTAGCCGCTGGTGGCTCAAAGCCGAAGATCCCTGGCAATGCCTCGCTGCTTGTTTTGAGTTGAAGGCTGCGCTTGATCTTCCGGACCCGACTAAGTTTGTATCCGAACTACCTGTCCATCAGGACGGCACCTGCAACGGTCTACAGCACTATGCCGCCCTAGGCGGTGACACCTGGGGCGCGAAGCAGGTCAATCTGGAGCCCGGCGATCGTCCCGCAGACGTCTACTCCGCCGTTGCAGATCTTGTAAAGCAAGCCATCGACAAAGATGCGGCCGCCAAGAACCGTTTCGGCGAGATTCTGCAGGGCAAGATTACTCGCAAGGTCGTCAAGCAGACCGTCATGACGAATGTGTACGGCGTCACTTTCGCAGGGGCGAAGAAGCAGGTTTGCAAGCAAATAGACGCCCTCTATCCGAACCTAGGAAAGGAATGCGGCATCCCAAATATTTTGCTGTCCACCTACATTGCGAGACACATCTTCAATGCGCTCGCAACCATGTTCCGAGGCGCACACGACATACAATACTGGCTTGGCGAGATCGGTGGGCGGGTCTGCAGGGCCTTGACTCCCTCGCAGTTGCAGCAGATTGCCGATTCGTACGCAGATGGCAAAGTGGACAACCCGACCCGTGCGAAAAGGGGCAGGAAGAGCTCGACAGCGGCCAAATCTGGCTTCGAGGAGCTAGCCCAACAGTTCCGCTCGACCGTCGTCTGGACCACGCCCCTGAGAATGCCCGTCGCGCAGCCCTACCGCAAGAGCAACACCCGGGAGATCCGCACCTGTTTGCAGGCCATGGTCTGCCCGGTGAACGAGCAGACAGACCCGGTCAATCGCAAAAAGCAGCTCCAGGGATTCCCCCCCAACTTCATTCACTCCCTGGATGCGAGCCACATGCTGCTGTCGGCATTGCAATGCCATGAGCTAGGCCtcagcttcgccgccgtgcacgACTCGTTTTGgacgcacgccgccgacatcgacaccATGAATGGCGTCATCCGAGACGCCTTCATTAAAATACACGAGGAGGATGTTGTCGGACGCCTTGCCACCGAGTTCGAAGCGCGTCATAAGGGCTCCTTGTATCTCGCGCACATCGACCCGTTGACTCCCGTAGCGAAGAAGATCAAAGAACTGCGCAAGAACAGCAAGCTCTCCCCCAAGGAAGAGCTGCTCCTAGAGCACAAGCGCAATTCGCTCCGCCTGTCGGGTAATCCTTGGGACCTTGAAATCGCGAAGAAAATAATCACCCCGGCGTCGGTCTACGAGGAGATGTCTGCTGCTGAGGTCGATGTCAGCATCCGCGAGGATTCCAAGGACATTGGCCTCGGAGACATCCCCGAAGATGAGGATGGGGTATCGACGGTAAAGGAGATTCGCGAGGAGATGatggaggatgatgacggcgaggttGACGCTGAAGACTCTAGCGCCATTGATGCCGTGGAGATGTCTAAGCGAATCATGGAGGACATGAAGTCAACGCACTTCGAAATGCAGATGACGAGCCAGAAGCGCAGCAAAGTCAAGGCCCGTCGCACCCCCTTGCCGGTCTGGTTGCCCTTGACCATTCCGGCCATCCCCAAGAAG GGCGACTTTGACGTAACACGTCTGCGCGAGAGCAAATACTTTTTCTCTTGA
- the ATP25 gene encoding ATPase synthesis protein 25 mitochondrial (EggNog:ENOG503NVNC~COG:S) produces the protein MLRNSTTMIARPAIATLGCCSCRSSVIRAVLGSTATKARFLGQPQRRTFQSSTRGFLSSKSPQETGANRQIEEIQESTSNEENEEGEKPWFLEEEPPRHAPSLHKPTLPQAPEGAPALVDPMISYIYEDMGLDDISLLDLRELDPPAALGANLIMLFATARSERHLHVSAGRFVRWLKRTYKVNARADGLIGPGELKTKLRRLKKKAKLMGTNTMIVPGGDNGISTGWVCVNFSAAGQDTDEASSFDESGRFSGFGSSLTGTTVVVQCLTESRRSELDLETLWQGILRRSLEQTSKIKGEKIEDRATYEKMVSLRMQQPANQSASQWQALQQASQQQRHFSTLARRLQPRTEHRASAVGEGMPEPESLLVEETNQLDLGRVRRRISELQTSGASISQEGLESLISAIFRAAPSTSEDSSERVALVDGLLLTAQERGMVVWSKEILVTLIESVVDSPVYGPELQRSQRNLEFLLVEMQSALDEPQVLRLMSAYARQQDWERFWDVFRSQARFQVARSSKLYELAYSVMADTRDPKLCTDVLRWVYPEMLKEEFPVPVTGSLYDALKACILVADPAAESLLHNPPEAGRLSLLGSRRLLRREFVAVLKEVEALRRQMVGTRARHERAQALNKLADIASPDSA, from the coding sequence ATGCTGCGCAATTCAACAACTATGATTGCGCGGCCGGCAATAGCGACACTAGGCTGTTGCAGCTGCCGAAGCTCGGTAATTCGAGCGGTCCTgggctcgacggcaacgaaAGCTCGGTTCCTGGGACAGCCCCAGCGGAGAACGTTCCAGAGCTCGACTCGAGGATTTCTCTCTTCGAAATCACCGCAGGAGACAGGTGCAAACCGACAAATCGAGGAGATACAAGAGTCAACATCAAATGAAGAAAATGAAGAGGGCGAGAAACCATGGTTTCTCGAAGAGGAGCCGCCTCGACACGCGCCAAGCTTGCACAAGCCGACACTTCCTCAAGCCCCAGAAGGCGCAccggcgctcgtcgacccgATGATCAGCTACATCTACGAAGATATGGGGCTAGACGATATTTCTTTACTGGATCTACGCGAGTTGGACCCGCCCGCTGCTCTTGGTGCGAATCTCATCATGCTGTTCGCGACGGCTCGCAGCGAACGACATTTGCACGTATCCGCCGGCCGTTTCGTCCGGTGGCTGAAGCGAACATACAAGGTCAATGCCAGGGCAGATGGATTGATCGGCCCGGGAGAGCTCAAAACGAAGCTGCGCCGGCTCAAGAAGAAAGCGAAACTCATGGGCACCAACACCATGATTGTGCCCGGAGGCGATAATGGCATCTCGACAGGATGGGTGTGCGTCAACTTCTCCGCAGCGGGACAGGATACGGACGAGGCATCGAGCTTCGACGAGAGCGGCAGATTCTCTGGCTTCGGATCGTCGTTGACTGGAACTACGGTGGTTGTGCAGTGCTTGACAGAGTCCCGTCGAAGCGAGCTGGATCTGGAGACTCTTTGGCAAGGCATCCTGAGGCGGAGTCTCGAGCAGACGAGCAAGATAAAAGGCGAGAAGATTGAAGACCGGGCGACTTATGAGAAGATGGTATCGTTGCGAATGCAGCAGCCGGCGAATCAGTCAGCATCACAATGGCAGGCCCTTCAGCAGgcctcgcagcagcaacggcactTTTCGACACTGGCACGTCGTCTGCAGCCCCGAACGGAGCATCGCGCTTCTGCTGTCGGTGAGGGCATGCCGGAGCCGGAATCGCTTTTGGTCGAGGAGACCAATCAGCTGGATTTGGGCAGGGTGAGAAGACGAATATCCGAGCTGCAAACTAGCGGGGCCTCAATAAGCCAGGAGGGTTTGGAGAGCCTCATTTCTGCAATATTCAGGGCGGCACCGTCAACCTCGGAAGACTCAAGCGagcgcgtcgccctcgttgACGGACTCTTACTGACCGCGCAAGAGCGTGGCATGGTGGTCTGGTCCAAGGAGATACTCGTCACCCTCATCGAATCGGTTGTCGACTCCCCGGTGTATGGGCCCGAGCTTCAACGATCACAGAGAAACCTTGAGTTTTTGCTGGTTGAGATGCAGTCGGCTCTGGATGAGCCTCAAGTGCTGCGTCTCATGTCTGCGTATGCGCGCCAGCAGGACTGGGAGAGGTTCTGGGACGTCTTTCGTTCGCAGGCGAGATTCCAAGTCGCACGGTCATCAAAACTCTATGAGCTGGCCTACAGCGTCATGGCGGACACGCGCGACCCAAAACTCTGCACAGACGTGCTGCGCTGGGTGTATCCCGAGATGCTCAAGGAGGAATTCCCGGTGCCCGTCACTGGATCGCTCTACGACGCGCTCAAGGCGTGCATCCTTGTTGCCGATCCGGCAGCCGAGAGTCTGCTCCACAACCCGCCTGAGGCCGGTAGATTGAGTCTCTTGGGCAGCCGGCGTCTGCTGCGACGTGAGTTCGTGGCGGTGCTCAAGGAGGTGGAGGCCTTACGAAGGCAGATGGTGGGGACGCGGGCTCGTCACGAGAGAGCGCAGGCGCTCAACAAGCTTGCCGACATAGCTTCGCCCGACTCTGCCTAG